From the genome of Candidatus Parvarchaeota archaeon, one region includes:
- the maf gene encoding septum formation protein Maf yields MVFAMKNVKIVFATASPQRKWLCRMAGIEAEFVKSNVREKKKGDSPEKLAVQNAILKARKLAAKHQNCLIIGADTLVWIGNRTIGKPKNSLDAKRMLLNLSGKWHHVVTGVAILFKERGCAFASITKVKFRKISDLELEKYIKGREWASKAGAYAFQGLGKGFVENVIGDKDNVIGLPVKKLKTALKKFGICNALGAYATEQIRYKKDMAGDSRI; encoded by the coding sequence ATGGTATTTGCGATGAAGAATGTAAAAATCGTGTTTGCGACCGCATCACCTCAAAGAAAATGGCTGTGCAGAATGGCGGGCATTGAAGCCGAATTTGTAAAAAGCAACGTGCGCGAGAAAAAAAAGGGCGATTCGCCTGAAAAGCTTGCTGTTCAAAATGCCATTCTAAAAGCCAGGAAACTTGCTGCCAAGCACCAAAATTGCCTTATTATAGGAGCAGACACGCTTGTCTGGATAGGGAACAGGACAATCGGCAAGCCGAAAAATTCGCTTGATGCAAAAAGGATGCTCTTGAATTTGAGCGGAAAGTGGCATCATGTTGTCACCGGAGTGGCTATTTTGTTTAAGGAAAGAGGATGTGCATTTGCCTCTATTACAAAAGTTAAGTTCAGAAAAATTTCGGATTTGGAGCTGGAAAAATACATAAAAGGAAGGGAGTGGGCCTCAAAGGCCGGAGCTTATGCGTTTCAGGGCCTGGGGAAGGGATTTGTTGAGAATGTAATAGGGGACAAAGACAATGTGATTGGACTGCCGGTAAAAAAGCTCAAAACCGCACTTAAAAAATTTGGGATATGCAATGCTTTAGGCGCATACGCCACTGAACAGATACGCTATAAGAAGGATATGGCAGGTGACAGCAGAATATAA